Proteins encoded together in one Microbacterium sp. zg-Y625 window:
- a CDS encoding sensor histidine kinase: MATFTRARVERFTSLAVGAGSIALGVHSLLTAFGSTDELPQWRTILMVVVFVPLAAMIVGCIVGRAVRETAGVFAVAYPLALLAWPLAVVGTPTSPSEGPWIWLLLNVATVAAVLSFPLPLQLVWTVMVPVEYGIVRWAQFDFAPDAAAPVGLDVLYAIILGAVLLTLDRVYRAVATDVDEARAEAVASYAAAAAADAAERERIAVAALMHDSVLAALIAAERAETPRERALAVAMAREALTRLANTEQDAGEGPDAPVSVHELIERLQRAAQEVGVDLQVQRSLTDEAVTVPGRVGRALVLAATQAVANAVEHAASVGLVVTVDDGAQRGGIRITVRDAGTGFDLGAVPDDRLGIRASIYARVAAVGGRAHVSPTDEGTSVVLEWEPLP; the protein is encoded by the coding sequence ATGGCGACGTTCACCCGAGCGCGCGTCGAACGCTTCACCTCGCTCGCGGTCGGCGCCGGCAGCATCGCCCTGGGCGTCCATTCGCTCCTGACCGCCTTCGGGTCGACGGACGAACTGCCGCAGTGGCGCACGATTCTCATGGTCGTGGTCTTCGTCCCCCTGGCTGCGATGATCGTGGGCTGCATCGTCGGGCGTGCGGTGCGCGAGACCGCGGGCGTCTTCGCCGTCGCCTACCCGCTGGCCCTGCTCGCGTGGCCCCTCGCCGTGGTGGGCACGCCGACATCGCCCTCGGAGGGGCCGTGGATCTGGCTGCTGCTCAATGTGGCGACGGTCGCGGCCGTGCTGTCCTTCCCGCTGCCGCTTCAGCTCGTGTGGACGGTCATGGTGCCGGTGGAGTACGGCATCGTGCGCTGGGCGCAGTTCGACTTCGCTCCGGATGCCGCTGCTCCCGTGGGCCTCGACGTGCTCTACGCCATCATCCTCGGAGCGGTGCTGCTCACCCTCGACCGCGTCTATCGCGCGGTCGCCACCGATGTCGACGAGGCACGGGCCGAGGCGGTCGCCTCGTACGCCGCGGCCGCCGCGGCCGACGCAGCGGAACGGGAGCGCATCGCGGTCGCCGCGCTCATGCACGACAGCGTGCTGGCCGCCCTCATCGCGGCGGAGCGGGCGGAGACGCCGCGGGAGCGGGCGCTGGCGGTGGCCATGGCGCGCGAGGCGCTCACACGTCTGGCGAACACCGAGCAGGATGCCGGCGAGGGCCCCGACGCCCCGGTGTCGGTGCACGAGCTGATCGAGCGGCTGCAACGGGCGGCGCAGGAGGTCGGTGTGGACCTGCAGGTCCAGCGGTCCCTGACCGACGAGGCCGTGACCGTGCCGGGTCGCGTCGGGCGGGCGCTCGTGCTCGCCGCCACGCAGGCCGTGGCGAACGCGGTCGAGCACGCCGCCTCGGTCGGCCTCGTGGTGACCGTCGACGACGGCGCCCAGCGCGGCGGCATCCGCATCACCGTCCGCGACGCCGGCACGGGCTTCGACCTGGGCGCGGTCCCTGACGACCGGCTCGGCATCCGGGCGTCGATCTACGCGCGGGTCGCCGCGGTGGGCGGACGCGCACACGTGTCACCCACCGACGAGGGGACCAGCGTCGTCCTGGAATGGGAGCCGCTGCCATGA
- a CDS encoding acyl-CoA carboxylase subunit epsilon has product MSTPPPDEARIRVDVRRGSATEEDLAAVIAVVTEAYHREAADAVVDDPPVRPGWEHAARGLRRPLDRQAGWRTGLR; this is encoded by the coding sequence GTGAGCACCCCGCCCCCCGACGAGGCCCGCATCCGCGTCGATGTGCGGCGCGGCAGCGCCACCGAAGAGGACCTCGCCGCGGTCATCGCCGTGGTCACCGAGGCGTACCACCGCGAGGCCGCAGACGCCGTCGTCGACGACCCGCCGGTGCGGCCAGGGTGGGAACACGCGGCGCGAGGCCTGCGCCGGCCGCTGGATCGGCAGGCCGGCTGGCGGACCGGACTTCGCTGA